The window AAACATCTGTTAACcgtaatttcatatattttttcctttactCGGAGTgttagatttctttttataaagaatagataattatatagtttgtcaaataaattaatttaggctctaacatatttaatatatatatataataataataataataaaataattttcaaatataacttaatatattccaatgaagaaaatatttagtCATAGTTTGGTATGGaagcataaataaataatattttcaaaccaccaaaccctaaaattaattaaaatttatattattttataattaataagttttagaaatattaatatttttcacaattttagtttaatttttattttatttttatattgattttagttttttttttaattttattataataaaaagtattttatattataatttttgggAATTGATtccattaattattatttttatttatttaaagattaaatagtggaaattttaatggaaattatttatatttatttcatttttccaaaGAGGATGGAGGTTGATTTATGATAAGAGAAGATGACAGCTTGGCTTTGAATTAATTTGGTTCAAACAATGtgttgaaaattcaaaaaagattATCACTATAATAATGtttccaaaataattatttttagggTATTAAGCGTTCTTCAGCTGTGACGCTCGAGGAAAGAACGAGTATTTAAATGAATCGATACCACATCCgagaaataaaaagttgaTAATTATGATATATACAAACAAAATACTTCTGTAGTTTGAGTTAGTTTGAACTTCATAATTAACCGAGCACGTGAGCGAAGACGAAGTATGTTGAAAGAACGGATTGCTTTCACTCTAGAAATACTTCATGTAATAGCCCATGTCcattgttagcagatattattcgtgttgacccgttatgtatcgtcgttagtctcgtgattttaaaatgtgtttactagggagaggttttcataccgttgtaaagaatgattcgttccctttttcaactgatgtgagatctcatagtTCAAAACAAGTAGATAATTTTGTCAagatatcatattataaatttaaattctatgAATTGACGGGAAAGTATTATAATACGAACATATATAAGAAGACATCCAAAGAcgcaaaaattcaaatttttggacCACACCAAACAAAAAGTAGTTGATAGAAGAGACGAAAATAAACAATTCAAAGTACGTGATCGACTAATTATTCGTGAATTATAGGttgaattacaaatttagcCTTGAACTTTTAAATGTGTAtctatctctaaattttaaaagatttataaaagttttcaagcatttaattttatgtttagtaATAGGAGTGTACATGGTCGTACATTTTCTTAGACTAATGAAAAGGATTCACAATTCAACCTGGATTCACaattcaacctaacccaaccctctatttcgAATTAAATTGAGTTGGATAGTTGAGCttcagtttttttaattatatttattcagAGCCTATATTATTTCTagtaataactaaaatctaataaaaatattattaacatattattaatttattgaatttctGAGTAGaaactcaaaactttaaatttttttaaattttattaaacaaattattgaaatttaaaatatgtgaATGAATATATTAaccatttctttatttttcaaggTACAAAAGACacatcttgttctttcttcaacaATTTCTAATCTCTAGTGAACCTCTCAATAGGATTCGAACCCATATGAAGTTCTGACCATTATCAGAGAAAAAATAACGAATGGATCTTGTAGGATTCCCGATCTTGTAGGATTCCCGAgaaattcttcaatttcttccgAAAGCGGATGATTATTCATCTGCTTCTCACATTCCGTGAATAGTCGAGACATTGAGGAATATCTAGAAAAGCATTTAGGGAATCGGTCTGAGTTCATTCCAtttgaagaaaggaaggatCCCAAAGAATCGATCTTTCTTTTAGTTCTAAGTCGATCACCTAactatgtttaaaaatttaaaaccatgatataaaaatgtaaataaataaattaaacttataatgATGCACATTTTACTTGAACTACTACAAGACTTCCCAAAATTTGATGTATATTATTAACTTTGCtttatttgttaataaaagaaacaaaaaggggATGGGAGGACACCAATTTGCAGCAAGTGGGTTTTATAGTCAAACCAATCAAAAACTACACtttcttctcaaatttttCCACAAAAGCTAAAGTCAAGTAAATCATGAACAAGAGCCGACGAAAATAGTGCCATTGCAAGTACATGTCAAGACAGTGGGGATGGATTAAAGGCAAGTCAACAATTCCAATAGTTGTGGGCCAAACCAtaccatttttcttccattaatGGCCTCTCTTACCTTTCCACTCTTAACTGAGAGGAGACTTCTGGTCTGCCATTCATGCCCCTTTCATGTAGGGTGCCCTCTGACTTCTACACTTTTATTTCCTAATTCATTAACGGATTATGAATCGAACGAGCTTCGAGTCCTCGAAGATTCGGCTCAACATTTCAGGGTCGACTTAAATCAGTTCTCTTTCCATTATCAGATACATGAAAGCAAGATGAAACAGCAGCGATCTGCTGGCAGGCCATGGTACAGTAACTATATCCTAGATGACTAAAAGTTCGACGACATCGTGCGTGTAGTACTTACCAGATAAAACTGATATTATGCTAACAGTCAACATTCAATAACGATCAAATGATGATGGCCTCCCTGCTGCTCTGCTAGGGCGATCGTAAGGAGCTGGTCTGTTCCTGTAGCTTCTTCCCTCGTTGCGTGCTGGACCGCTGCTTTCGTACTTATCAACCCCACGAGGTCCACCATCTCTATAATAGCCCCTATCTTTACCAAAGCTGTTTACGGGAAATCGACCAGAGTCGTTGTTGTACCTACTGCTTCCAAAGCGGTCTCCGCTAGGTGGGTACCTATAGGGATGAGAGGATTGATCAAGTATAATGCTGCAAGGAATTAATTGAGAAGTCATGTGATTAACTCAGCAAAACAAAGGATATTGGATCACTCTTCTGTTAATTTATCGTATTCTAGTGATAATTACTTTAAAAGGATAAATTTTAAGACTAGAAAAATAACCATTTCCATTCCCAAACATACTTTATacacagaaaataaaattcaaatccatAGAAATATCAGTCAGTACCTGTCACTAACATAGCGATCGCGACTTCCATATTTGTCCCTGCTGCTATCAAAACGATCTCTATCTCCAAGGCGTCCACCTCCTTCATAACGATCATCCACATAACGATTATTATCTCCAGCAAAGCGATCCCCATAATCGCTATCCCCAAGTCGAGGACGTGAAAGAAATGAGTCTCCTCCCCTTCCTCGACCACCGCCCACAGGACAATCTCTGGCCCAGTGTCCAGGACGTCCACATTTGAAGCATTCATCTTGCCTAGCAGATCTatctcctcctccaccaccataGCTGCTATCCCTGCCACCACTTGAGTAGCCTCCCCCCCTGTAACCATGGTCCATATCTTCTCCCATTTTAGGTTCAGCCTTGTTCACtgaaatgattcgttctccaaaTTCCTGTCCATGCATCTCTCTGATAGCATCATCCATTCCCCGTCGATCTGAAAACGTGATAAACCCAAAGCCACGTGGGCGCCCTGTATTTTTTTCCAACATGATCTACAGGAACGCCAAAGAGGAAGTTTACGCCAGTCAATAAAACAGCCCATAGAACTTAAATCAGAGCTAGTAAAGTACATCTCATGCTAATAATGCAGGTCACAACTTCAAACCTACAAGCCATCAGCATAGTTTGAAACTagattatgaagaaaatttgtCTAACATAACAAAACCTGGCATTAATCAAGAGACGAAGAAGAACATcataatgaaatataaataaatagccCAGGATTCCTATCTCCTCAATATTCAAAGATAAAATGTTTCATGATGAAATCTAAGCCCTAACCACCAATATAAGgtgattttgttttggtatTTAAGATCCCATGTGACAACACTCAGAATGTTGGAGTCACTGAAAACGAGGTGAATCTAAGAGCAATGGAAAGTAGACCCAATCTTGGCCTTGAAGCCCACAAATACATTTGTGACATTGTAAAGAGGTATAAAATCAATACCAAACAGTTGCCATGATCAACAAGTTAGAGGTTAAAACTCCATTAAACTATCATTCAGCAAATATGGTAACAGATAAGTTACAGGTACAAGCTGGTGATGACATTCGGCCTATCACATGCTGTATGCACAATAAGTACAACATCTAAAAGAGAAATCGTTCAAAGTTTAAACTTATAGTAATTGATAATAACagcataaaatattttaaacagtCTGACAACTTACTTGTTTCTTCCATTTATGAAGAACTCATTGCAACATGTTACATAATTCcttaacaaaacaaaagaacctGCATGTCTTTATCTCTATCTTCTGAAGTGGGAGTATCTTAGACCTCTAGTCCCCTTttattcaaaagaaacaactccacaaaaaaaattgctaCATGGGTTCTGTGCAGTCAGGCATCCAAAATGGCACTCAAATCCAACGTTGACTAAAAAAAACCAAGTACAATCACTTCACTGGATATGTGTATTACTCCAACAAAGGGATTTGTTAACCTCAACAAATAATACACAAGGGAAACACAAGAATTTTATAGCCATCTTGCTATCAATACCATATTGGGATGAGATCTGAAATAGATGGTGGAATAAATCTGAAAGATGAATCCTTAAGCAACATCTTCCAAGATGAATGCTCTAGGAGACATAGGCAAGTTGGAGATGCCAGCACATTCTGTAATTGAGATCCCGTCAGCAGTTTGTAGACAAGAGGATGTACTAGAAAACTTGATGACGACAACAGCTTGCATGGCAACCGTACTTAACTAGGTACATATTCAACCCCTCTTAAGTTTAAATAGAATCAATAATCGAGGAATTCAAACTCTGATAACACAAAATACTGTCAACGAGTATAAAATGAGGGAACTAGCACAccacaaaaaaggaaaacaaaatagcAGAATTCTGGACCGATCTTGAGGAACAACTTCAAACAACGGGAAAAGGTTGAAAACCAATGGATGAAAAACTAAAGCTCCATAATTTCTCAGGTTGCCACAGCCTAAATCCATTCCTCTAAATAACTCATAAAAAACCCAACCTGCAACACTGCACCTAAAGACACTCAAATTTAGCTTCAGATCCAATTGCTTTGCTGCAGTCTATACCCAACAAATAGATATCCATAATGCTTGGTCAAACAGAAAGAACTCCAGCATCAGAGGCCTTTAGAGATCTGGAAGGTACAAATGGCAATAATAACCACGTCAACGTCCATTCTCCATGTCCACTGTATAGTATCTTAACATTTTCACCAGAGATGACAACAACCGATCAAAAAAGGCACTCAAACTGACATTCACAATTTAGCTGTCATTGTACAAGGAAATATGTCAAACTAAAGACTACAAATGCAGTATGGCCAATTCTTTGGAAAATACCTGAGCAGCTAAGCCTGGAATTGCTAGTACAATTTCTAGCCACATTAACTGCTGAACAGAAACCAGTACGAACAACTTTCCGATTATGCCTGGACAAATAGGGAACTGACTTTACCTCAGCAAAATGAATTCAAAGAAGCGGTGCCTACTCAAAAGGATAAAATGGCCATTGATCTCCAAACACTGCACCTTGTACATTATCATAAATCTTAGCCAAAAAGGGGGCACCCATTCAACGTATTCTTCATCTTAGAACACTGACAACTCTCAACACCAGTGAAACTAGCAAATGAAAAGCCATCTATCTCTCACTCTGCTAATGATTACAGTAATGGATAGGGAAACGAGGAGAACATTACAAAAGCAGCTAGTAGTATGAAACAATCTTTGTACAACAAAATTTTGCATCCAATGACATATGTCTACAGATATTTTCTGTGATTAGATGACTTAGCAAACCAATTATCTGAGTCAATATGGTAATCTAGCCCAGATCATCTGCCCCGGTACATCATCTCATGCAACCACATAACTTTCATCGTTAAATTTTAGTCATACCATTGGAAAGTAGGGTAAGCCAAGGATAAGATGGAAGGTTTAATAATCATCCAGAGAAAGATAAAGTTCTCCGAGCAAATACTAGAACATTCTATTTTTCGAATACACGAGACATTTTAGTGACTTCAGTTTCCTCTTCAAAAGCATCAAATAACAATAAGACAGGAAGGTCTGCTCGAGCAGGTATCAGCACATGACTTGTTAATAGTTACTCTGGTATTAAATCATTTATCTGTCGCAAAAGAATGACGAGTACTTTTATCCCACAGAACAAGTTAGTCGCTGAGTTCGCAAACTAAAATCCCACCAAACCCCAATCAGCTAGGGAACAAGATTGAGTTTGCAGCCAACCATATTCCAAATTTCCAGACGATAGTACTTTTTCTTAACCAGCAGATCTTAAACAGATAATGCTTAAGCAACGTACAACCCTATGACCTTCAGCATCTCGATGCATTCAACTTCTCATGAACAGTAAAACCGCTTcccaaaaatttcattaacaGCATCCTCATTCacaaggggaaaaaaaattcatcagaaagagaagaagacaGAGACAActtaaaggttaaaaaaaaagaagctgaAAGTAATAGTTAATCTTACAGGGCAAGGTTATTTAGAGGGAAGGGAGTGGAAATtcagaaattatattttccataAGATCAATAACACTGAAATGAAACCGAATTAATCCAAAATCTCCTCAATTTCCTTCTCATATCAGAAACAGATTAATTACTCATTCCAACGTGCTCAGTTTCTTCGATTTCCAGCCACACAGATCAAACCAAAAATCAAAAAGTAAATCACAAAGGGTAACCTGAGAATCGATAATCTTTCCGAATCGACTGAAGGCATTCTCAAGCTGACGCTCCGTGATTTCCCACGATAACCCACCCACAAATATTCGGTACTCATCTCTCCCAGCCATATCAACACCGTATTTCAGAAAACTCCTCCTGCACAACAAAATCCAGAGTAATTAGGGAAATCCAAGAACAAAGTTGAACGGAAATCGATGAGAAACAACATTCATCAAGTGCTTCCTACCTTAAATAACAATTGATTCGATGAATTTGAAGGAAGTTATGAAGATAGAGAAGGGGAATACCTTGTTCGTGCTGTGTAGTGTGAAATATTCTCAAAGAATGAGCCCTCGTTTCCTTCTAGAGATTCCTGAAGAACcctagaaaataaatacgtaAATAGACacgatatttatttatttatttttatttaaatttaatttgtttgattccAAGTAGAggattgaaataaataattataaatataattattattattacatttatttagggaaaggattaattttttaactttatattattaaatattcttagttacttttaaaaaaaaattatctaaatttataaataaaaataaaatatttctaattacttttaattactaatatgattaaaatatttatttattttatttagattaaagACTTTGATCCattaattgaatttcttttgggaaattattttcaaaataaaaaaatagaaaaaaaaattggaaaaaggGGTTTTAAAAAAgctgaaaataaattatatttctataaaaaaaaaattaataaaatcagCTCGACGGCGCGTCGCCGATGAAAAAATGAGTATATATGCATCGGAAGTCGACCGCCATCTTCTTCCAGCGAGGGAAAGGGAAATTCTCTGTTAAAACGAGTTGAATTGAAGTtcagaggaaaagaaagatcttCTACTTGGATGGCGCAGATTCCGAACTTGGATAATGCTCCTCTGAATCTCCGAGCACTCAGGTTCTTTATTCTGATCAACGCTTCTTAATTTACTGctaatttctttcaaaccGTGTCGTCAAGTTTTCATGGTCGGATTTTCAGGGAGCAATCTCAGAAGGAGCTTATAAACATCCTGAAAAATGTGAGTTCCTTTCCCGCGGTTAACAATAATGGCGAATTTGAGtttcattagttttttttttttttttttttttttttttttttttttttttttttttttttttttttttttNCAAGATTGAGTTTGCAGCCAACCATATTCCAAATTTCCAGACGATAGTACTTTTTCTTAACCAGCAGATCTTAAACAGATAATGCTTAAGCAACGTACAACCCTATGACCTTCAGCATCTCGATGCATTCAACTTCTCATGAACAGTAAAACCGCTTcccaaaaatttcattaacaGCATCCTCATTCacaaggggaaaaaaaattcatcagaaagagaagaagacaGAGACAActtaaaggttaaaaaaaaagaagctgaAAGTAATAGTTAATCTTACAGGGCAAGGTTATTTAGAGGGAAGGGAGTGGAAATtcagaaattatattttccataAGATCAATAACACTGAAATGAAACCGAATTAATCCAAAATCTCCTCAATTTCCTTCTCATATCAGAAACAGATTAATTACTCATTCCAACGTGCTCAGTTTCTTCGATTTCCAGCCACACAGATCAAACCAAAAATCAAAAAGTAAATCACAAAGGGTAACCTGAGAATCGATAATCTTTCCGAATCGACTGAAGGCATTCTCAAGCTGACGCTCCGTGATTTCCCACGATAACCCACCCACAAATATTCGGTACTCATCTCTCCCAGCCATATCAACACCGTATTTCAGAAAACTCCTCCTGCACAACAAAATCCAGAGTAATTAGGGAAATCCAAGAACAAAGTTGAACGGAAATCGATGAGAAACAACATTCATCAAGTGCTTCCTACCTTAAATAACAATTGATTCGATGAATTTGAAGGAAGTTATGAAGATAGAGAAGGGGAATACCTTGTTCGTGCTGTGTAGTGTGAAATATTCTCAAAGAATGAGCCCTCGTTTC is drawn from Cucurbita pepo subsp. pepo cultivar mu-cu-16 chromosome LG09, ASM280686v2, whole genome shotgun sequence and contains these coding sequences:
- the LOC111801917 gene encoding glycine-rich RNA-binding protein RZ1C-like isoform X3; protein product: MLEKNTGRPRGFGFITFSDRRGMDDAIREMHGQEFGERIISVNKAEPKMGEDMDHGYRGGGYSSGGRDSSYGGGGGDRSARQDECFKCGRPGHWARDCPVGGGRGRGGDSFLSRPRLGDSDYGDRFAGDNNRYVDDRYEGGGRLGDRDRFDSSRDKYGSRDRYVSDRYPPSGDRFGSSRYNNDSGRFPVNSFGKDRGYYRDGGPRGVDKYESSGPARNEGRSYRNRPAPYDRPSRAAGRPSSFDRY
- the LOC111801917 gene encoding glycine-rich RNA-binding protein RZ1C-like isoform X1 codes for the protein MAGRDEYRIFVGGLSWEITERQLENAFSRFGKIIDSQIMLEKNTGRPRGFGFITFSDRRGMDDAIREMHGQEFGERIISVNKAEPKMGEDMDHGYRGGGYSSGGRDSSYGGGGGDRSARQDECFKCGRPGHWARDCPVGGGRGRGGDSFLSRPRLGDSDYGDRFAGDNNRYVDDRYEGGGRLGDRDRFDSSRDKYGSRDRYVSDRYPPSGDRFGSSRYNNDSGRFPVNSFGKDRGYYRDGGPRGVDKYESSGPARNEGRSYRNRPAPYDRPSRAAGRPSSFDRY